The proteins below come from a single Methanothrix thermoacetophila PT genomic window:
- the fpoD gene encoding F420H2 dehydrogenase subunit FpoD — MSAIQSAFPGAVLESKVESDRRLWITVDPKRLVEITQFLRDKKDFDHYSGAAGIDKINDNLFEVVEILTSHGAHQVVVMMKVKVPRDSPSVRSLTGLYWNANWYEREIWEMYGINFEGHPELYPLLLPDELVGYWPWRKDFKGYPDTTTGERAIEQVGPDGYTEFKIMPHPEMIKAGVVPERPKYPTFREREEAEIKSDSEMIMHMGPQHAIVPGPFLLDLLIEGERVKKAFLDVGYIHKGIEKIMENRTYLQGIVYTDRMCYLASITNNEAYCGAVEKLLGITPPERAQYIRVILAELSRIQSHLLGTGEFLTLLGAATYSPFQYMIIDREDIVYLMESITGARITHTFVRFGGVRNDLPDGFADKARPILKRMRERTEEYMDLLHSDPIYTRRMRGIGVLSPGDARRLGVSGPPLRASDTPYDMRREDPILVYPDLDFKVVTRKAGDAEARVEVRLEEILESIHIIEQCLDQIPDGPIQEKLPKKIKPEPGEAYYRVEDPRGEMGFYVVSDGSEKPYRVKVRGPVYAYMQALPPLLEGAYVADVVAIAGSMDACTSEVDR; from the coding sequence TTGAGTGCGATCCAGTCGGCCTTTCCAGGAGCGGTTCTTGAGTCGAAGGTCGAGTCTGATCGCCGCCTTTGGATAACAGTTGATCCGAAGAGGCTCGTTGAGATAACGCAGTTTCTGAGGGACAAGAAGGACTTCGACCACTACTCCGGTGCTGCAGGCATTGACAAGATAAACGATAACCTCTTCGAGGTCGTGGAGATCCTGACGAGCCATGGGGCGCATCAGGTCGTCGTCATGATGAAGGTGAAGGTCCCCAGGGACAGTCCCTCTGTCAGGTCCCTCACAGGTCTCTACTGGAACGCGAATTGGTACGAGCGCGAGATCTGGGAGATGTATGGCATTAACTTCGAGGGGCATCCGGAGCTGTATCCTCTCTTGCTGCCGGACGAGCTCGTGGGATACTGGCCCTGGAGGAAGGACTTCAAGGGATACCCGGATACGACAACAGGCGAGCGCGCTATAGAGCAGGTGGGTCCGGATGGCTACACAGAGTTCAAGATAATGCCCCACCCGGAGATGATAAAGGCTGGCGTGGTGCCGGAGAGGCCAAAGTATCCGACGTTCAGGGAGCGCGAGGAGGCTGAGATAAAGTCCGACTCTGAGATGATCATGCACATGGGTCCGCAGCATGCGATCGTCCCTGGGCCGTTCCTGCTCGATCTTCTCATCGAGGGCGAGAGGGTAAAGAAGGCGTTCCTGGATGTGGGATACATCCACAAGGGCATAGAGAAGATAATGGAGAACAGGACGTACCTGCAGGGGATTGTTTACACGGACAGGATGTGCTACCTCGCGTCCATAACAAACAACGAGGCCTACTGCGGTGCTGTGGAGAAGCTTCTTGGCATAACTCCTCCTGAAAGGGCGCAGTACATCAGGGTGATACTCGCAGAGCTATCAAGGATTCAGAGCCATCTCCTTGGAACAGGCGAGTTCCTGACGCTGCTCGGCGCTGCGACATACTCCCCATTCCAGTACATGATCATAGACAGGGAGGACATAGTGTATCTAATGGAGAGCATCACCGGCGCCAGAATCACGCATACATTCGTGAGGTTCGGAGGGGTCAGAAACGATCTGCCTGATGGATTTGCAGATAAGGCCCGCCCGATACTGAAGAGGATGAGGGAGAGGACAGAGGAGTACATGGATCTGCTCCACAGCGATCCGATATACACGAGAAGGATGCGCGGAATAGGCGTTCTCTCGCCTGGAGATGCGCGCAGGCTTGGCGTCTCCGGACCGCCGCTGAGGGCATCAGATACGCCGTATGATATGCGCAGGGAGGATCCGATTCTGGTCTACCCTGATCTGGACTTCAAGGTCGTGACGAGAAAGGCGGGAGATGCTGAGGCCAGGGTTGAGGTCCGCCTGGAGGAGATCCTGGAGAGCATCCACATCATAGAGCAGTGTCTCGACCAGATACCGGATGGGCCGATACAGGAGAAGCTTCCGAAGAAGATCAAGCCCGAGCCAGGAGAGGCATACTACAGGGTCGAGGATCCGCGCGGCGAGATGGGATTCTATGTTGTGAGCGATGGATCGGAGAAGCCCTACAGGGTGAAGGTCAGGGGTCCGGTGTACGCATACATGCAAGCTCTTCCGCCGCTTCTCGAGGGCGCTTATGTTGCTGATGTGGTCGCGATAGCAGGCAGCATGGACGCATGCACAAGCGAGGTGGACCGCTAA
- the fpoK gene encoding F420H2 dehydrogenase subunit FpoK produces the protein MLAAVMFSIGLYGLATQRNGVKLMMCVELMLNSANINLVAFSAYQPNVSGQVFALFSIALAAAEAGIGLAILITLYRLYGTIDLDNINALRW, from the coding sequence ATGCTTGCCGCTGTCATGTTCTCCATAGGTCTTTATGGTCTTGCGACACAGAGGAACGGCGTCAAGCTGATGATGTGCGTTGAGCTCATGCTCAACAGCGCCAACATAAACCTGGTGGCCTTCTCAGCCTACCAGCCGAACGTGAGCGGCCAGGTTTTTGCTCTGTTCTCGATAGCTCTGGCCGCGGCTGAGGCCGGTATAGGGCTTGCCATACTGATAACCCTGTACAGACTGTACGGAACCATTGATCTCGATAACATAAACGCTCTGAGGTGGTGA
- a CDS encoding FtsZ/tubulin family protein, with protein MTWKGKIMSNPGRPEIFVAGFGTGADLVRRLAVSRDGIAGDVIYTDRRSCVISIDDGQSVDMRAPCCVKGLFELLGSAAVVFMISDCKECIRTSRLATRIAEESGVAVMVFMIEDEDGQLEMPDDLGLHNCDHEWICERSSVVVVDVPSDLDDELRLAKMIVCISKMLLEPSTINLDLADLRTVMRCGTEACIISGTGRSPELALQDALDKSLSLMAPSRVRGCLLHITGGLNLTLRDANLIAESMTGALDQHANIIWGMRVRDELDVIEITAVLTGKNIKLQSSRRSSEKRACSWRV; from the coding sequence ATGACCTGGAAGGGGAAGATCATGAGCAATCCTGGCAGGCCAGAAATCTTCGTGGCCGGATTCGGCACTGGTGCTGATCTCGTGCGCCGGCTGGCCGTGAGCAGGGATGGCATTGCGGGCGATGTGATATACACCGATCGCAGATCCTGCGTTATATCGATTGATGATGGGCAATCAGTCGATATGCGTGCACCCTGCTGTGTGAAGGGTCTGTTTGAGCTCCTGGGAAGTGCAGCGGTTGTTTTCATGATCTCCGATTGCAAAGAATGCATACGCACGTCACGCCTCGCAACCAGGATTGCGGAAGAGAGTGGTGTCGCAGTCATGGTTTTTATGATTGAAGATGAAGATGGTCAGCTGGAGATGCCTGATGACCTGGGGCTCCACAACTGCGACCATGAATGGATCTGCGAAAGAAGCTCTGTGGTGGTTGTCGACGTTCCCTCTGATTTGGATGATGAGCTGCGTCTTGCGAAGATGATTGTATGCATATCAAAGATGCTGCTTGAGCCCTCTACAATAAATCTCGACCTTGCGGATCTCAGGACGGTAATGCGCTGCGGCACAGAGGCATGTATAATCTCCGGAACAGGCAGATCTCCTGAGCTCGCCCTCCAGGACGCTCTCGATAAATCGCTGAGCCTCATGGCTCCAAGTCGAGTGAGAGGCTGCCTCCTGCACATAACAGGTGGATTGAATCTGACGTTGAGGGATGCGAACCTCATAGCAGAGAGCATGACTGGGGCGCTCGATCAACATGCGAATATTATCTGGGGTATGAGGGTGAGGGATGAGCTGGATGTGATAGAGATCACAGCGGTGCTCACAGGGAAAAATATAAAATTACAGAGTTCCAGAAGGAGTTCTGAAAAGAGGGCATGCAGCTGGAGGGTCTGA
- the fpoH gene encoding F420H2 dehydrogenase subunit FpoH encodes MYLSTIIETVSAWAAQEPKIYALAIGLIGAAIISAVINIGAMAVVWLERKFLGDIQARFGPNRVGSRWGLLQLGADAIKLFTKEDSIPRGADKPVYVWAPIIASITTMLVAAAIPFGALRIDGKDYPLVVANMDISAFYVEAALSIMTIAVFMAGFSSNNKYSMLGAFRGIARMIAYEVPMGVCVIAVALMAHSLNLVEIVESQTLWYAFAQPLGFIVFTIALVTDLGRIPFDQSEAEEEIIAGYTTEYGGIRWGLLYFQEYINMLLGSILLVLLFLGGWNGPSIPVITVLSPMVWFLMKVLIVLIFLIWVRGSLVRFRIDQVTDLGWKWMLPLSLVNLAWAAFVGLYFA; translated from the coding sequence TTGTATTTATCGACAATCATAGAGACCGTATCTGCCTGGGCTGCCCAGGAGCCGAAGATATACGCCCTGGCCATAGGCCTCATAGGGGCTGCCATAATATCTGCAGTTATCAACATCGGCGCCATGGCTGTGGTCTGGCTCGAGAGGAAGTTCCTGGGCGATATCCAGGCCAGGTTCGGTCCCAACAGAGTTGGCAGTAGATGGGGTCTGCTGCAACTGGGTGCTGATGCGATAAAGCTCTTCACGAAGGAGGACAGCATACCCAGAGGCGCGGACAAGCCTGTCTATGTCTGGGCGCCGATAATAGCGAGCATAACAACAATGCTTGTGGCAGCCGCAATACCCTTCGGCGCGCTGAGGATCGACGGGAAGGACTATCCTCTGGTCGTTGCAAACATGGACATCAGCGCGTTCTATGTTGAGGCCGCTCTCTCCATAATGACGATCGCGGTCTTCATGGCGGGCTTCAGCTCCAACAACAAGTACTCGATGCTGGGCGCGTTCAGAGGAATCGCGAGGATGATCGCCTACGAGGTTCCGATGGGCGTCTGTGTCATAGCTGTTGCTCTGATGGCTCACAGTCTCAACCTGGTAGAGATCGTTGAGAGCCAGACTCTCTGGTACGCATTCGCCCAGCCGCTCGGGTTCATAGTATTCACCATAGCTCTTGTGACGGATCTCGGCAGGATACCCTTCGACCAGAGCGAGGCAGAGGAGGAGATCATAGCCGGATACACAACAGAGTACGGCGGCATAAGATGGGGCCTGCTGTATTTCCAGGAGTACATCAACATGCTCCTCGGATCGATACTTCTGGTGCTGCTCTTCCTCGGCGGCTGGAATGGTCCGAGCATACCCGTGATAACAGTGCTCTCTCCGATGGTCTGGTTCCTGATGAAGGTCCTGATAGTGCTGATCTTCCTGATCTGGGTCAGGGGCTCTCTGGTGAGATTCAGAATCGATCAGGTCACGGATCTTGGATGGAAGTGGATGCTTCCGCTCTCGCTGGTAAACCTGGCGTGGGCAGCGTTTGTGGGTCTTTACTTCGCATGA
- a CDS encoding NADH-quinone oxidoreductase subunit J: MVKAKTTILLVIFLAALIASISVTPWEYGEVKKQYSFQPAKEGVRMPESGIGDVGAELFTIYMFPFELLSLVLLAALIGAIYIARKEMA; encoded by the coding sequence ATGGTTAAAGCGAAGACTACGATACTCTTGGTGATCTTCCTGGCGGCACTGATCGCATCGATATCAGTGACACCATGGGAGTACGGAGAGGTGAAGAAGCAGTACAGCTTCCAGCCGGCCAAGGAGGGTGTCAGGATGCCGGAAAGCGGCATCGGGGATGTAGGGGCGGAGCTGTTCACGATCTACATGTTTCCGTTTGAGCTGCTCTCCCTGGTCCTCCTGGCAGCCCTGATCGGAGCGATATACATAGCAAGAAAGGAGATGGCCTGA
- a CDS encoding NADH-quinone oxidoreductase subunit B yields the protein MGISDVIPVPVAIDEEIEKWTIWGRPVMDVWFTTTEKIHQIIQMGPIKNVLNWGRKNSLWFLMQPMGCCGVEMLVFGCPHYDCDRFGIIPRATPRQADVMIISGYITRKYLPAIKNLWEQMLEPKWCIAVGECAISGGPFYDSYNIIQNTSDFFPIDVYVPGCPPRPEQFIKGFVELQEKIKQRKDKRGY from the coding sequence TTGGGTATAAGCGATGTAATACCTGTACCCGTGGCCATCGACGAGGAGATCGAGAAGTGGACGATCTGGGGCCGGCCGGTGATGGACGTCTGGTTCACCACCACCGAGAAGATCCACCAGATCATCCAGATGGGCCCGATAAAGAACGTGCTCAACTGGGGCCGCAAGAACTCCCTCTGGTTCCTGATGCAGCCGATGGGCTGCTGTGGTGTGGAGATGCTCGTCTTCGGCTGCCCGCACTACGACTGCGATCGATTTGGGATAATCCCCAGAGCCACCCCCAGGCAGGCCGACGTGATGATCATCAGCGGCTACATCACGAGAAAGTACCTACCGGCCATCAAGAACCTCTGGGAGCAGATGCTCGAGCCCAAGTGGTGTATCGCGGTAGGAGAGTGCGCCATATCTGGAGGGCCGTTCTACGATTCCTACAACATAATACAGAACACGAGCGACTTCTTCCCGATCGATGTCTACGTCCCTGGATGTCCGCCGAGGCCAGAGCAGTTCATAAAGGGCTTTGTGGAGCTTCAGGAGAAGATCAAGCAGCGCAAGGATAAAAGAGGCTACTAG
- a CDS encoding MutS-related protein gives MRLQDIPGVGPRLRERLLSYFESEEMALRAIADEDMNDLRAAIGERHAIATVRAARGLRYGVSPESFLATDEAERIYRTILNRIAEHANTAYAIMRISTLFPSGSPELIKEMRSVSLRAMDLRRRLGDVRDLLRRIKPLRRRGAQRIKGRAIAARSPEELAMARSMGFDRLLDIHLAESPGELRDIASGYDHVIVLSDPGVPLPGVEIAEQLDIWYIAPEAVLSFYTENRDALEAAMELAAVLEERGIEHFEDLSKLRNALRRLFDDEDQSDISRIDDLLKRLPAAVDSALAQANTELRKRIETSSVTLGGPDLLRALGRGDMIRDVFETQMHGIFKSVISEARARVAADLNLKGEAIWLEEIIPEEIKYPLEINHRALRQLEIELRRRREAEGLRRKREIAGSLANMDGLTANLIKKLIQLDFLYAIGDFAISCGLTMPELIHDPGIGFRDGRHLFIQNPEPVSYSLGACGIREYTEKAAILSGVNSGGKTSLLELMAQIAILAHMGLPVPASECRISIFDELYFFAKSSGTLSAGAFESTMRKLSALATEKRKLVLADELEAITEPGASARIIASILDMVQENGSVALFVSHLADEIRRFSRTAVRVDGIEAEGLDERNNLILSRSPRYNHLARSTPELILDRLVRTTEGKERTFYEALLTRFRNTQSRSEKITGNCARLQIDS, from the coding sequence GTGAGACTGCAGGACATTCCCGGGGTGGGGCCCCGCCTGAGGGAGCGCTTACTCTCATATTTCGAGAGCGAGGAGATGGCCCTCAGGGCGATCGCAGATGAGGATATGAATGATCTGAGAGCGGCGATCGGCGAGCGCCATGCCATAGCCACTGTCAGAGCAGCCAGAGGCCTGAGGTACGGTGTCTCCCCCGAGTCATTCCTGGCCACTGATGAGGCCGAGCGGATATACAGAACGATCCTGAACAGAATAGCGGAGCATGCGAATACGGCGTATGCCATCATGCGGATTTCCACCCTTTTCCCCTCAGGATCTCCAGAGCTCATAAAAGAGATGCGCTCGGTCTCGCTGCGCGCCATGGATCTTCGCAGGAGGCTCGGAGATGTAAGAGATCTCCTGCGCAGGATAAAGCCGCTCAGGCGGAGGGGCGCTCAGAGAATAAAAGGGAGGGCTATCGCCGCTAGATCCCCAGAGGAGCTCGCAATGGCGAGGTCGATGGGCTTTGACCGCCTCCTCGACATACATCTGGCAGAGAGCCCAGGAGAGCTACGGGATATCGCCAGCGGCTACGATCATGTGATCGTTCTCAGCGACCCTGGAGTACCCCTCCCAGGTGTGGAGATCGCGGAGCAGCTTGACATCTGGTACATTGCCCCCGAGGCAGTGCTGAGCTTCTATACAGAGAACAGAGACGCTCTGGAGGCCGCCATGGAGCTCGCAGCAGTGCTTGAGGAGAGAGGCATCGAGCACTTTGAGGATCTGAGTAAGCTCAGGAATGCGCTCAGAAGGTTGTTCGATGATGAAGATCAATCAGACATATCACGCATTGATGATCTTCTTAAAAGATTACCTGCGGCGGTTGATTCAGCGCTCGCCCAGGCGAACACAGAGCTCCGCAAGCGCATAGAGACGAGCTCTGTGACCCTTGGAGGCCCGGATCTCCTCAGAGCGCTCGGGCGCGGGGATATGATCAGGGATGTGTTTGAGACGCAGATGCATGGGATCTTCAAATCTGTGATATCAGAGGCGAGGGCGAGGGTCGCTGCTGATCTGAACCTTAAAGGAGAGGCAATCTGGCTGGAGGAGATCATACCCGAGGAGATAAAATACCCTCTGGAGATCAACCACAGAGCTCTGCGCCAGCTTGAGATTGAGCTGAGGAGGAGGAGGGAGGCAGAAGGGCTGAGGAGGAAGAGAGAGATCGCCGGATCCCTGGCGAACATGGATGGTCTCACAGCGAATCTCATAAAAAAACTCATACAGCTCGATTTTCTTTACGCCATCGGAGACTTCGCCATCTCATGCGGTCTCACAATGCCTGAGCTCATCCACGATCCTGGGATAGGATTCCGCGATGGCAGGCATCTATTCATACAGAACCCGGAGCCTGTCAGCTACAGTCTGGGTGCATGTGGGATCCGGGAGTACACTGAAAAGGCAGCGATACTGAGCGGTGTGAACTCCGGCGGCAAGACCTCGCTCCTTGAGCTGATGGCGCAGATAGCGATACTCGCACACATGGGCCTGCCTGTTCCTGCCAGTGAGTGCAGGATATCGATATTCGATGAGCTTTACTTCTTTGCAAAGAGCAGTGGCACTCTCAGTGCGGGGGCGTTCGAGAGCACAATGAGAAAGCTCTCAGCTCTCGCAACCGAGAAAAGAAAGCTCGTGCTCGCGGACGAGCTGGAAGCGATAACAGAGCCAGGGGCATCTGCCAGGATAATCGCATCGATACTTGATATGGTCCAGGAGAACGGCTCTGTGGCTCTTTTCGTGAGCCATCTCGCAGATGAGATACGCAGATTTTCAAGGACAGCTGTCAGGGTGGATGGAATAGAAGCAGAGGGCCTGGATGAGAGGAACAACCTCATACTCAGCAGGAGTCCGAGGTACAACCATCTGGCCAGATCAACGCCAGAGCTCATACTCGACAGGCTTGTCAGAACAACAGAAGGGAAGGAGAGGACGTTCTACGAGGCGCTGCTGACGAGGTTCCGTAACACACAGTCGCGATCCGAGAAGATTACAGGAAATTGTGCACGTCTCCAGATCGACTCATGA
- a CDS encoding NADH-quinone oxidoreductase subunit A — translation MTGEPLAVDYYIPIILFLVMGAIVPIVALAAVKIISPLRPNRRKASVYEGGLKPVRDPKIRFNVQYYLFAIVFVIFDVEVLFLYPWIYVYASEFMKRFVIFGFINMAVIEMVLFIAVLVVGLLYAIKKEALRWV, via the coding sequence ATGACCGGCGAACCGTTGGCAGTGGACTATTATATCCCGATTATTCTGTTTCTGGTGATGGGTGCCATCGTGCCAATTGTTGCTCTAGCTGCCGTCAAGATCATCTCTCCTCTGAGACCTAACCGGCGTAAGGCGTCAGTGTACGAGGGCGGACTCAAACCTGTCCGCGACCCGAAGATCCGGTTTAATGTTCAGTATTATTTGTTTGCTATCGTGTTCGTGATCTTCGATGTCGAGGTTCTTTTCTTGTATCCATGGATTTACGTCTACGCTTCTGAGTTCATGAAGAGGTTTGTGATCTTCGGCTTCATCAACATGGCAGTGATCGAGATGGTGCTTTTCATCGCGGTACTGGTCGTCGGACTGCTGTATGCTATAAAGAAGGAGGCGTTGCGTTGGGTATAA
- a CDS encoding NADH-quinone oxidoreductase subunit I: MVLKSLKYTLKTALTTTEVTRLYPEVMMELPANERGIHELDATTCIGCGSCARVCPNSCIEMVPYKYGNPLKNRKMQFPQIDYGRCTFCGLCVDECPVSCLKMGKRTEIAGWDRKDIVYGPDRIAVKKFSDKEVAELEAEAKRQAEEKKKAAAAAAKEKAAKAKGKENKAKTKPSEGGEA, translated from the coding sequence ATGGTGCTCAAGTCGTTGAAGTACACTCTGAAGACAGCGCTCACCACAACAGAGGTCACCAGGCTGTATCCAGAGGTCATGATGGAGCTGCCCGCAAACGAAAGGGGCATACACGAGCTCGACGCCACGACGTGCATAGGCTGCGGCTCATGCGCTAGGGTCTGCCCGAACAGCTGCATCGAGATGGTTCCGTATAAGTATGGCAACCCGCTGAAGAACAGGAAGATGCAGTTCCCGCAGATCGATTATGGAAGGTGCACATTCTGTGGCCTTTGTGTCGATGAGTGCCCAGTCTCCTGCCTGAAGATGGGAAAGAGGACAGAGATCGCCGGCTGGGATAGAAAGGACATAGTATACGGGCCTGACAGGATCGCGGTGAAGAAGTTCTCCGACAAGGAGGTCGCTGAGCTAGAGGCTGAGGCAAAGCGGCAGGCTGAGGAGAAGAAGAAGGCTGCTGCGGCAGCAGCAAAGGAGAAGGCCGCAAAGGCGAAGGGGAAGGAGAACAAGGCAAAGACGAAGCCGAGCGAGGGTGGTGAGGCCTGA
- a CDS encoding tyrosine--tRNA ligase, producing the protein MDRLELVIRNTEEVVTLEELQEMLDAREHPRAYVGYETSGNIHLGHMLTANKLLDMQRAGFDVVVLLADLHAFLNEKGSLEEVRRIADYNRECFIALGLDPERTEFVYGTEYQLRPEYVIKVLQMARNTTLNRARRSMDEVSRSAENPMVSQMIYPLMQAVDIADLKIDVAVGGMDQRKIHMLAREELPKLGFPAPVCIHTPLIPGLDGKKMSSSKGNNIAVDEPAEEIERKILAAYCPAKITENNPITEIFKYHIFPRVDSVTVRRPAKFGGDATFESYRALEESFVNGSLHPLDLKKACAEYMIKILAPVRERVKSLQSHTSM; encoded by the coding sequence TTGGATCGGCTGGAGCTGGTGATAAGGAACACTGAAGAGGTTGTGACGCTTGAGGAGCTTCAGGAGATGCTTGATGCCAGGGAGCATCCGAGGGCGTATGTCGGCTACGAGACGAGCGGAAACATACATCTGGGCCACATGCTCACCGCGAACAAGCTTCTCGATATGCAGAGAGCAGGATTCGATGTGGTCGTTTTGCTGGCAGATCTTCACGCCTTCCTCAATGAGAAGGGATCTCTGGAGGAGGTGAGGAGGATCGCCGACTACAACAGAGAGTGCTTCATCGCGCTGGGACTTGACCCGGAAAGGACGGAGTTCGTCTATGGAACAGAGTATCAGCTCAGACCTGAGTATGTGATAAAGGTCCTGCAGATGGCGAGGAACACGACCCTGAACAGGGCGAGGAGAAGCATGGATGAGGTGTCGAGGAGCGCTGAGAATCCCATGGTCTCTCAGATGATATACCCGCTGATGCAGGCTGTTGATATAGCCGATTTGAAGATAGATGTCGCAGTGGGCGGCATGGATCAGAGAAAGATACACATGCTCGCGAGGGAGGAGCTGCCAAAGCTTGGGTTTCCAGCGCCAGTGTGCATCCACACACCCCTCATCCCGGGCCTTGATGGAAAGAAGATGTCATCCTCAAAGGGAAACAACATAGCTGTAGACGAGCCTGCAGAGGAGATAGAGAGGAAGATCCTGGCCGCATACTGCCCCGCAAAGATAACAGAGAACAACCCGATAACAGAGATATTCAAGTACCACATATTCCCGAGGGTCGATTCGGTCACCGTGAGACGGCCGGCAAAGTTTGGAGGAGATGCCACATTTGAGAGCTACAGAGCGCTCGAGGAATCATTTGTTAACGGCTCGCTCCATCCGCTGGATCTGAAGAAGGCCTGCGCTGAGTACATGATAAAGATACTCGCTCCTGTCAGGGAGCGGGTCAAATCCCTCCAATCTCATACATCCATGTAG
- a CDS encoding pyridoxamine 5'-phosphate oxidase family protein, protein MAKMPEDVKQTLEKQKPVPIATASKNGVPNVVFIGLLKILDDERLLIADNFFNKTAANLHENPKMSIVCYNSETKKSFQIKGSVEVHKSGPIYEDMVKWVHGVNPKLPAKAAVVFKVEEIYNAMWGPGAGERIV, encoded by the coding sequence ATGGCGAAAATGCCAGAGGATGTGAAGCAGACACTGGAGAAGCAGAAGCCCGTGCCGATAGCGACCGCCAGCAAAAATGGCGTTCCAAACGTTGTTTTCATAGGTCTCCTCAAGATACTCGATGATGAGAGGCTCCTGATCGCGGACAACTTCTTCAACAAGACCGCAGCGAACCTTCATGAAAACCCGAAGATGTCTATCGTCTGCTACAACTCCGAGACCAAGAAGTCGTTCCAGATAAAGGGATCTGTGGAGGTCCACAAGTCGGGGCCTATCTACGAGGATATGGTCAAGTGGGTTCACGGCGTGAATCCAAAGCTGCCCGCGAAGGCTGCAGTTGTATTTAAAGTAGAGGAGATATACAACGCGATGTGGGGACCGGGCGCGGGAGAGCGGATAGTCTGA
- a CDS encoding NADH-quinone oxidoreductase subunit J — MEKDSLKYIKYLFELILLLIALGVIFGALAYIVYISPWSWRMLDRIYDIRFLIELGVFATLSVLILGLAVLTVYSRNIVHSALYLIGSFAGVAALYISLNAPFLGVAQVLVYIGAVGVLILFAVMLTRRTIMEESHG; from the coding sequence ATGGAGAAGGATTCTCTGAAATACATCAAGTATCTCTTCGAGCTGATCCTGCTTCTGATCGCGCTGGGTGTGATATTCGGAGCGCTTGCGTACATCGTTTACATCTCCCCGTGGAGCTGGAGGATGCTGGACAGGATCTACGATATCAGGTTCCTCATAGAGCTCGGCGTCTTTGCAACGCTCTCGGTTCTGATCCTCGGGCTCGCGGTGCTCACGGTCTACTCCAGAAACATAGTGCACAGCGCCCTGTATCTGATAGGAAGCTTTGCGGGTGTTGCAGCCCTGTACATATCGCTGAACGCGCCCTTCCTGGGCGTTGCACAGGTTCTGGTCTACATAGGCGCTGTGGGTGTGCTGATACTCTTCGCCGTGATGCTCACGAGACGCACGATAATGGAGGAGTCCCATGGTTAA